In one window of Shewanella goraebulensis DNA:
- a CDS encoding YtxH domain-containing protein: MNNYPPYGYGYGYGPAGQAQQAQSAPTENAAPYKAQNTKTHFMMGLAAGAAVAYLISNKKVQQSVASTGEKAWSTVRGEVEELKERLEDTQAELDYYRNLHKGE; this comes from the coding sequence ATGAATAATTATCCTCCTTATGGCTATGGTTACGGTTATGGCCCAGCAGGTCAGGCTCAACAGGCACAGTCTGCTCCGACTGAAAACGCTGCACCATATAAAGCACAAAACACCAAAACCCACTTTATGATGGGATTAGCCGCAGGCGCTGCCGTGGCGTATTTGATCAGCAATAAAAAGGTGCAACAAAGCGTGGCATCAACCGGCGAAAAAGCCTGGTCTACAGTTCGCGGTGAAGTAGAAGAGCTTAAAGAGCGCTTAGAAGACACCCAAGCTGAGTTAGATTATTACCGTAATCTGCATAAAGGTGAATAA
- a CDS encoding magnetosome protein MamC, translating into MSNTYSQLSPASRALLVGAMVGGGASVATQWKSYKQGEIEAEMMVSKATKSAIQAAAISGLTTYAAGKMAGRPVLSLMTILAAGAAGLYLVDQFSGKNHHE; encoded by the coding sequence ATGAGTAATACATACAGCCAACTAAGCCCTGCCAGCCGTGCTTTGCTTGTCGGTGCCATGGTAGGCGGTGGCGCCTCAGTCGCCACCCAGTGGAAATCTTACAAACAAGGTGAGATAGAAGCAGAAATGATGGTGTCTAAGGCGACTAAATCAGCCATTCAAGCGGCGGCAATCAGTGGGCTCACCACTTATGCTGCTGGTAAAATGGCTGGCCGTCCAGTCTTGTCATTAATGACGATTTTGGCTGCAGGCGCAGCGGGACTTTACCTCGTCGATCAATTTTCAGGAAAAAATCACCATGAATAA
- a CDS encoding HMA2 domain-containing protein: MDKYLNKVIKMRRWVMIAHHIPGRIRLKYKLGIMSHLIQFNLQNVDDVIAQVPAFVSYKINKSTGSIVIEYNANLVKPELVDDLFAGTDEQAEHAYFALAQYLNAEGIRT, translated from the coding sequence ATGGACAAATATCTAAACAAAGTTATCAAAATGAGACGCTGGGTCATGATAGCTCATCATATTCCCGGCCGAATTCGTCTCAAATACAAGCTTGGGATCATGTCACACCTGATACAGTTTAATTTGCAAAATGTTGACGATGTGATTGCTCAAGTACCCGCTTTTGTCAGTTATAAGATCAATAAATCGACTGGTAGCATCGTCATTGAATACAACGCCAATCTAGTCAAACCTGAGCTGGTTGATGATCTTTTCGCAGGAACAGATGAGCAGGCAGAACACGCTTATTTCGCCCTTGCTCAGTACTTAAATGCCGAAGGAATTAGAACATGA
- a CDS encoding HMA2 domain-containing protein produces the protein MSVYVHKTKQRLRVRSEYIRHNKDQVVELIEQLNEIDAIKHIKHQCHAGSVAITFDDNELDCESLLEILESHDWLVESGKSSFVESAVIAGTKTLVKGMAGIALSRLVGPSISRVILSV, from the coding sequence ATGAGTGTTTATGTTCATAAAACAAAGCAAAGATTAAGAGTGAGATCTGAATATATTCGCCACAATAAAGATCAAGTTGTTGAGCTTATTGAGCAGCTAAATGAAATTGATGCTATCAAACATATTAAACACCAATGCCATGCTGGTTCAGTTGCAATTACCTTTGATGATAATGAGCTTGATTGTGAAAGCTTGTTAGAAATTCTAGAAAGTCATGATTGGCTAGTTGAAAGCGGTAAGTCATCATTCGTTGAGAGTGCTGTTATTGCGGGTACTAAAACGCTAGTAAAAGGAATGGCAGGTATTGCATTATCTCGCCTCGTTGGGCCATCAATCAGCCGCGTCATTCTAAGCGTTTAA
- a CDS encoding LysR family transcriptional regulator, with product MSLTKQLALFVDVVQQGSFTKAATLHDMDNSLLSKQIKKLETELGVQLLNRSTRSFSLTSAGEEILAQALQLTDTLSQVQNIADSYQSKPKGIIRITSGVYFGQLYLQPVITRFMKQYPEVKVTLNLDDKRTDIITDHFDVAFRVGKLTESNLIARKIAKTHFAIVASECFIQEHGMPMTPEELIQLPAVVYGNGNVNLDQMCLTETPHGDLYKMYKMRGNYKVSDVRTLIDAVKSGLGYSLIDLFNLEEPIAQSKLVPLLTNYGLSTMDTGIYAVYPHRKQTLLVSEFIKAVQEYIGTPPFWLDHVPDFKNMYK from the coding sequence ATGTCTTTAACCAAACAATTGGCGCTATTTGTTGATGTCGTTCAGCAAGGCTCGTTTACCAAGGCTGCAACATTGCATGACATGGACAATTCGTTGCTGTCTAAACAGATTAAAAAATTAGAAACGGAACTTGGTGTGCAGTTATTGAATCGTTCAACACGTTCGTTTTCATTAACCTCAGCTGGAGAAGAAATTTTAGCTCAAGCGTTACAGCTGACTGATACCTTATCGCAAGTTCAAAATATTGCAGATTCATACCAGTCAAAGCCTAAGGGGATTATTCGCATTACGTCTGGGGTGTATTTTGGCCAATTATATTTGCAGCCAGTGATCACCCGTTTTATGAAGCAATACCCTGAGGTAAAAGTCACCCTAAACTTAGATGATAAGCGCACTGACATTATTACAGACCATTTTGATGTGGCATTTCGAGTTGGCAAACTCACCGAGTCGAATTTAATTGCACGGAAAATTGCTAAAACTCACTTTGCCATTGTGGCGTCAGAATGCTTTATTCAAGAACATGGTATGCCTATGACACCAGAAGAGCTAATTCAACTGCCCGCAGTGGTCTACGGCAATGGTAATGTGAATTTAGATCAGATGTGCTTAACTGAAACTCCCCATGGCGATTTGTATAAAATGTATAAAATGCGTGGTAATTATAAAGTCAGTGATGTGCGAACGTTAATCGATGCAGTTAAGTCTGGGCTCGGTTACAGCTTGATTGATTTGTTTAATTTAGAAGAGCCTATCGCGCAATCTAAGTTAGTACCATTACTGACTAACTATGGTTTATCAACGATGGATACAGGCATATATGCGGTATACCCACATCGAAAACAGACCTTATTAGTCAGTGAGTTTATTAAGGCGGTGCAAGAATATATTGGTACACCGCCATTTTGGCTTGATCATGTGCCTGATTTTAAAAATATGTATAAATAA
- a CDS encoding putative quinol monooxygenase yields the protein MLNQIIKFTVKPEYQTEFKAALVTNKRGTTNEAGNIEMSIFVDNNNPNVFFAYERWANQQALEQHMAMPYTADMIALFDSALDKPVELFNLGETNPVPVALKPANPEDEVFIIIFIFKINPQMRQQLLTQFEQHITHTRTEPGNLLFDLYTVEGDDNTIAVYEHWRKESDVWDIHFNQPYSKVTGALMEQAVVGDMNQYMNFVTEINA from the coding sequence ATGTTAAATCAAATCATAAAGTTCACTGTAAAACCAGAATACCAAACTGAGTTTAAAGCAGCCTTAGTGACTAATAAACGCGGCACGACCAATGAGGCTGGCAATATAGAAATGTCCATATTTGTGGATAATAACAACCCAAATGTCTTTTTTGCTTATGAGCGCTGGGCAAACCAACAAGCATTAGAACAACATATGGCCATGCCTTATACTGCTGACATGATTGCGTTATTTGACTCTGCACTCGATAAGCCTGTTGAGCTGTTTAATTTGGGTGAAACAAACCCAGTCCCCGTTGCTCTAAAACCAGCAAATCCAGAAGATGAGGTGTTTATTATCATCTTTATTTTCAAAATAAATCCACAAATGCGTCAGCAATTACTGACTCAATTTGAGCAACATATTACCCATACTCGAACTGAGCCAGGTAACTTACTATTTGATTTATACACTGTAGAAGGTGATGACAATACGATTGCTGTGTACGAGCATTGGCGCAAAGAGTCTGACGTTTGGGATATCCATTTTAACCAACCATACTCAAAAGTGACGGGGGCATTAATGGAACAAGCAGTAGTGGGTGACATGAATCAATACATGAACTTTGTCACTGAAATTAACGCATGA
- a CDS encoding zinc-binding alcohol dehydrogenase family protein codes for MKAIGYQHNLPVTDINSLQDIELATPTVSGHDILVEVKAVSVNPADYKVRLNKPAETNEWNVLGWDAAGVVKAVGDKVSLFKAGDKVWYAGDVTRTGSNAEYQLVDEHIVGHMPHSLSYPEAAALPLTTITAWELLFDRLQIAQSLAGTSSKKRILVIGAAGGVGSVMVQLIKQLTNLEVIATASRPETVSWLEDLGADHIINHRNPLSDEFTAYSLPAVDYVVSLNNTEQHLVEIEKVLKPQGKFGLIDDPATLDIVPFQMKSISVHWELMFTRSLFQTEDMQAQHELLNAVAKLIDDNVLKTTVGNNFGKINAENLRKAHQLLETRTAKGKIVLEGF; via the coding sequence ATGAAAGCCATCGGATATCAACACAACCTACCCGTCACAGATATTAACTCACTACAAGATATTGAGTTAGCGACTCCCACAGTGAGTGGTCACGACATTTTAGTAGAAGTGAAAGCCGTGTCTGTTAACCCTGCCGACTATAAAGTTCGCCTAAATAAACCTGCTGAAACTAACGAGTGGAATGTGCTCGGTTGGGATGCTGCTGGTGTTGTTAAAGCTGTAGGCGATAAAGTCAGTTTATTTAAAGCGGGAGATAAAGTTTGGTATGCAGGAGATGTGACTCGAACAGGCAGTAACGCTGAGTATCAATTAGTTGATGAACACATTGTGGGTCATATGCCCCACTCACTTTCATACCCAGAAGCAGCAGCTTTACCGTTAACCACAATTACTGCTTGGGAATTGTTATTTGACCGTTTGCAGATAGCGCAATCGCTCGCCGGTACATCATCTAAAAAACGTATCTTAGTTATTGGCGCAGCGGGTGGTGTCGGCTCTGTGATGGTTCAGCTTATAAAGCAGTTAACCAACCTTGAAGTTATTGCGACCGCATCTCGACCTGAAACCGTTTCATGGTTAGAAGATTTAGGTGCAGACCATATTATCAATCATCGCAACCCATTAAGTGATGAATTTACAGCTTACTCACTACCTGCTGTGGATTATGTTGTCAGTCTTAATAATACCGAGCAGCACCTCGTCGAAATTGAGAAAGTGCTTAAACCTCAGGGTAAATTTGGCTTGATTGATGATCCTGCAACGCTCGATATTGTGCCATTTCAAATGAAGTCGATTTCAGTGCATTGGGAGCTAATGTTTACTCGTTCACTGTTTCAAACTGAAGATATGCAAGCCCAACATGAGTTACTCAATGCTGTCGCAAAGCTCATTGATGACAATGTATTAAAAACGACTGTTGGCAATAACTTTGGCAAAATTAATGCTGAAAACCTTCGCAAAGCGCATCAGTTACTCGAGACCCGAACAGCCAAAGGTAAGATTGTATTAGAAGGTTTTTAG
- a CDS encoding alpha/beta hydrolase family protein, producing MKALSLVCASIALAFSGFSHSAEIDHSHIQQFGPVAIPTSQSLSAGSHSDALRANLASSLSANSDIDIFGKSYQWQAVDTKTAAGWVGYKVQLSAERFTQGTLTVSGLNEPQIYLNGVLLEASAKAEIALQSGDYQFMILADGSDDESEFSIDWQGKSDVDNPSFTATKTHRVSPEQLFDSEVVTSLNLSPNGKYLLQSKSHYPANNDNKPVSVTELISTSSKDVLYRWQHSAPASAAWANNSKQLAFVADNQIQLLTVDGINLDILANDMEKVSGLQWYGDNLLFSWEKPYKADEKATNKRFQALQDRWSYWRNNSQIYQLDVNSGFIRQLTNDKLSSYLLDSHADKETLLLTRSPVDYKEPAHGLTQLVELNIKDLSEKLIGEYRTFNSATYTDDGMYIMAGPDFMNGLGVQDTSVVVNNYDGQLYWRSNEGKVTALSKDFDPAIGGAAKLSNDDLVLRVGEGDRGQLYLFDISKKRFNKINAGMDMVNRFSVASDLSKPVIAYAGTSATVPQKAYLMKSGKKSLLFDSQAASYADTRLGDIQDFDFTNKHGHYIDGRVYLPVDFDANKQYPALVYYYGGTSPVTRNFTGRWPFNLWAAKGYVVYVLQPNGATGYGQAFSGRHVNAWGDYSADDIIEGTQAFLKAHNFVDPKRVGNMGASYGGFMTMYLATKTDIFAASMAHAGISNLSAYWGHGWWGYGYSGVASKGSFPWNNRDLYVEHSPLYNADKINTPMLLLHGNADTNVPVGESHYMYTALKMLDKPVELIEFNGQDHHINGRQARFDWWDATLAWFDLHLKDEPQWWNKLYPETASSEAEE from the coding sequence ATGAAAGCACTTTCACTGGTTTGTGCCAGTATCGCTTTGGCGTTTTCAGGATTCAGCCACAGCGCAGAAATCGACCATAGTCATATTCAACAATTTGGCCCTGTCGCCATTCCCACTTCACAATCTTTATCGGCTGGCAGTCACAGTGATGCTCTAAGAGCCAACCTTGCATCAAGCTTGTCTGCTAATAGTGATATCGATATTTTTGGTAAAAGCTACCAATGGCAAGCTGTTGATACTAAAACAGCAGCCGGTTGGGTTGGCTATAAAGTCCAGCTTAGTGCAGAGCGATTTACCCAAGGTACATTAACGGTTTCAGGCCTTAATGAGCCGCAGATATACCTTAACGGTGTGCTACTTGAAGCATCTGCTAAAGCTGAAATCGCACTGCAAAGTGGCGATTATCAATTCATGATTTTAGCCGATGGCAGTGATGATGAATCTGAGTTCAGTATTGACTGGCAAGGTAAGTCAGATGTTGATAATCCGAGTTTTACAGCAACTAAAACCCATCGAGTGTCTCCTGAGCAGTTGTTTGACTCTGAAGTCGTCACGAGTCTGAACCTATCGCCAAATGGCAAATACTTACTCCAAAGCAAAAGCCATTATCCGGCCAATAATGACAATAAACCTGTCAGTGTCACCGAGTTAATCAGTACCTCAAGTAAAGATGTGCTTTATCGTTGGCAGCACAGTGCTCCAGCAAGTGCCGCTTGGGCAAATAACAGCAAACAATTGGCTTTTGTTGCCGACAATCAAATACAACTGCTCACTGTAGATGGCATTAACCTTGATATCCTCGCTAATGACATGGAAAAAGTCTCGGGCCTTCAATGGTACGGCGATAACTTACTATTTAGCTGGGAGAAGCCCTATAAAGCAGACGAGAAAGCAACCAATAAACGCTTCCAAGCCCTGCAAGATAGATGGAGTTACTGGCGTAACAACAGCCAAATTTATCAATTAGATGTTAACTCAGGCTTCATTCGCCAGTTAACCAATGACAAACTCAGCAGCTACTTGCTCGACAGTCATGCCGATAAAGAAACACTACTGCTGACTCGTTCACCTGTTGATTATAAAGAACCTGCTCATGGGTTAACTCAACTGGTTGAGCTCAATATAAAAGACCTATCTGAAAAGCTCATTGGTGAATACCGTACTTTCAATTCAGCCACTTATACTGATGATGGAATGTACATCATGGCCGGGCCTGATTTTATGAACGGTCTAGGGGTTCAAGACACTAGCGTGGTTGTCAATAACTATGATGGTCAGCTTTACTGGCGTAGTAACGAAGGTAAAGTCACCGCTCTCAGCAAAGACTTTGATCCTGCTATTGGCGGCGCAGCAAAACTGAGTAATGATGACTTAGTATTGCGCGTTGGCGAAGGCGACCGTGGCCAATTATATTTGTTCGATATTAGCAAAAAGCGCTTTAATAAAATTAATGCAGGCATGGATATGGTTAATCGCTTCAGCGTAGCCAGCGACTTATCAAAACCTGTTATTGCTTATGCTGGCACCTCTGCCACCGTGCCACAAAAAGCTTACTTGATGAAATCGGGTAAAAAGTCACTGCTATTTGATAGCCAAGCAGCCAGTTATGCTGATACACGCTTAGGTGATATTCAAGATTTTGATTTTACCAACAAACATGGCCATTACATTGATGGCCGTGTCTATCTGCCTGTTGATTTTGACGCCAATAAACAATACCCAGCACTTGTTTATTACTATGGCGGTACATCGCCAGTAACCCGTAACTTTACTGGTCGTTGGCCATTTAACCTATGGGCTGCGAAAGGTTATGTCGTGTATGTACTACAACCCAATGGTGCAACAGGTTACGGTCAAGCGTTTAGTGGTCGTCACGTTAACGCTTGGGGCGACTACAGCGCTGATGACATTATCGAAGGTACACAAGCCTTCTTGAAGGCACATAACTTTGTCGACCCTAAACGTGTGGGTAACATGGGCGCCTCTTACGGCGGCTTTATGACCATGTATTTAGCCACTAAAACTGACATTTTTGCCGCTTCAATGGCACATGCTGGGATCAGCAATTTATCAGCTTACTGGGGCCATGGTTGGTGGGGTTACGGTTATTCGGGCGTTGCCAGTAAAGGCAGTTTCCCTTGGAATAACCGTGATTTGTATGTTGAACACAGCCCGCTGTATAACGCAGACAAAATCAACACGCCAATGTTACTGCTGCACGGCAATGCTGACACCAACGTTCCTGTAGGCGAAAGCCACTACATGTATACCGCATTAAAGATGCTAGACAAACCAGTTGAACTGATAGAGTTCAACGGCCAAGACCACCATATTAATGGTCGCCAAGCACGTTTTGATTGGTGGGATGCAACATTAGCATGGTTCGATTTACACCTTAAAGATGAACCACAATGGTGGAACAAGCTTTACCCTGAAACTGCTTCATCTGAAGCTGAAGAGTAA
- a CDS encoding winged helix-turn-helix domain-containing protein: protein MISLPHQRYQLGQCVINCYDMTITAQNNTVSLPAKVFEFLKLLIQHPAQTVTKEQAIEQVWQGNIEVGKRGTGNAIWQLRKSFSELGEQPEDYFKTVNKVGYQLLISPTPITSATIKSQQKSDHKKPAFIALTVLFISCLAFFINQKATELTAPPTRINVAPERITNFEGVEERPAISPDGRLMAFQWRKEGAKGHLYIKDLQDESAPLRQISMSHDTEAVPSWSPDGQSLAYLRTTSDNQCFVHVRDLISNQDKQLDSGCVSKGYLHSLEWSPEGSTLAYSKAVDDRSVIHLYHFNSNEVQALTSPAPGEHDLMMTWSADASQLAVMRSQENMIAKILLYSLSDDSETTIISDETLVIGLDWEHSSNQLYFTALREADFVIQQYNVESQALTSFHQDETISSITISETSNSLYYARHISQEHITHRSLIDGSIIRQLISSSRDLYGQYLPATDELLFLSNRSGDWELWLKQQSDNIMLTDNIGMVTIPAPSPVSSLYVAPIRTKGLEYNELYLGDTQNNSLAKIEPVKGNVRYASFSTDGNNIYYSSFVDGDWGLYNYNLATNKVELLLKQNIKYAIEDDNNGLYYTLDNVSGIYYWNRQTNQHDKVNDSLRAKDWGSFFYQNNTLYFLERSDENDLIRALDSQGIVTTAFKLPAMSIRNERSLASGKDDSLIVSMQGINDADIYRIPLQ from the coding sequence ATGATTTCACTTCCTCATCAACGATATCAACTCGGTCAATGTGTCATTAATTGTTATGACATGACTATTACAGCTCAAAATAACACCGTTTCCTTGCCAGCCAAGGTGTTCGAGTTTTTAAAGTTGTTGATTCAGCACCCTGCTCAAACCGTGACTAAAGAACAAGCTATCGAACAGGTTTGGCAAGGTAATATTGAAGTAGGAAAGCGTGGGACAGGCAATGCCATATGGCAACTAAGAAAATCATTTTCTGAACTCGGTGAACAGCCTGAGGACTACTTTAAAACCGTCAATAAAGTCGGTTACCAATTACTTATCTCCCCTACTCCTATAACGTCAGCAACCATTAAAAGCCAACAAAAGAGTGACCATAAAAAGCCCGCTTTTATCGCGCTTACAGTGCTATTTATAAGTTGTTTAGCTTTTTTTATTAACCAAAAAGCGACGGAATTAACCGCACCACCAACAAGAATCAATGTCGCACCTGAAAGAATTACTAATTTTGAAGGTGTTGAAGAGCGGCCAGCTATTTCGCCTGATGGTCGATTAATGGCTTTTCAGTGGCGCAAAGAAGGTGCTAAAGGACATTTGTACATCAAAGATTTACAAGATGAGTCAGCACCATTAAGACAGATATCAATGAGTCATGACACAGAAGCGGTGCCAAGCTGGTCTCCTGATGGGCAATCACTCGCCTACCTTCGAACCACCAGCGATAACCAGTGCTTTGTCCATGTAAGGGATTTAATCAGTAATCAAGACAAACAGCTAGACTCAGGATGTGTTAGTAAAGGGTATTTGCATAGCCTTGAATGGTCACCAGAGGGCAGCACTTTAGCGTATTCAAAGGCTGTTGATGATCGCTCTGTTATTCACCTGTATCATTTTAATAGTAATGAAGTGCAAGCTTTAACATCGCCAGCCCCTGGAGAGCATGACTTAATGATGACGTGGTCAGCAGATGCTTCACAATTGGCTGTAATGCGTTCTCAAGAGAATATGATTGCAAAAATTTTACTCTACTCACTCTCAGATGACAGCGAAACCACCATTATCAGTGACGAGACATTAGTCATCGGCTTAGATTGGGAGCACAGCAGTAATCAACTGTATTTTACCGCGCTCAGAGAAGCTGATTTCGTCATCCAACAATATAATGTTGAGTCACAAGCGTTAACAAGCTTTCATCAAGATGAAACCATCAGCAGCATTACAATAAGTGAAACTAGCAATAGCCTGTATTATGCGCGTCATATCTCGCAGGAACATATCACTCATCGCTCGCTGATAGATGGCAGTATTATCAGGCAACTTATCTCTTCATCTCGGGATTTATACGGTCAATACTTACCTGCCACTGATGAGCTGCTGTTTCTATCAAACCGCTCAGGTGATTGGGAGCTGTGGTTAAAGCAGCAAAGTGACAATATCATGCTCACCGATAATATTGGCATGGTAACCATTCCTGCGCCTTCGCCAGTTAGCTCGTTATATGTAGCACCCATTAGAACCAAAGGGCTTGAATATAATGAGCTATATCTGGGTGACACTCAAAACAACTCCTTAGCTAAAATAGAGCCTGTCAAAGGCAATGTTCGTTATGCTTCTTTTTCTACCGATGGCAACAACATCTATTACTCATCTTTTGTTGATGGAGATTGGGGGTTATACAATTACAATTTAGCCACCAATAAAGTTGAGTTATTACTGAAACAAAACATCAAATACGCCATTGAAGATGATAATAATGGCCTGTATTACACCTTAGATAATGTGTCGGGGATCTATTATTGGAACCGACAAACGAATCAACACGATAAAGTGAATGACAGCCTGCGAGCAAAAGACTGGGGCAGCTTTTTCTACCAAAATAACACCTTATATTTCCTTGAGCGAAGTGATGAAAATGACCTTATCCGAGCATTAGATTCACAAGGTATAGTCACCACAGCCTTTAAGCTCCCTGCAATGAGTATTCGTAATGAACGCAGTTTGGCATCAGGTAAAGACGACAGTTTAATTGTCAGTATGCAAGGGATCAATGACGCCGACATCTACCGCATTCCACTTCAATAA